In the genome of Massilia sp. W12, the window TTGTAGGGCAGATTACCGACCACGCGCAGTTTGCGCCCTTCCTGCAACAAACTGGAAAAATCAAATTGCAGCGCATCGCCGGCGTGAATGCTGAGTTGCTCCGGCTTGAATTGCTTTTGCAGACGCGCCACCAGATCGCGGTCCAGCTCCACCACATGCAGATGCGCCAGATCTTGCAGCAACAATTTGGTAAGCGCCGCCAGGCCAGGCCCGATTTCCACCATCAAATCATCACGTTGCGGCGCAATGCCGCGCACAATGTCGTACAAAACCTGCTGGTCGGTCAGGAAATTCTGGCCGAAACGTTTTTTGGCGATATGTTTCATCGGGGGTGGCGGGAGTGGAATGGATCAGGGCGCAACTATAGCATTTTCAGGCTTGCGCCGTGATAAAAATTGCAATTTGGAAACATTTCTGCTGGCTGCATTCAGTCTTTCAAGGCGCGCAACACATCCAAAATCTGCTGCCCGTAACTCTCCAGCTTGCGTTGACCAACGCCGGAGATATGGCCAAGCTCTTCCAGACTGGCCGGCTGCGCCTTGGCGATTTCGCGCAAGGTGGCGTCCACAAAAATCACATACGCCGGCACATTGTGTTCGCGCGCGGTTTCCACGCGCCACCAGCGCAGTTTTTCAAATATCGCCTGTTCGCCGGAAGACAGATCGGTTTCGACAAAGGGTTTGTTCTGGCGCTGGCTGCCGCGTTTGGCGGCTTTTTGATAGCGCCGCAAATCTATTTTGCGCTCGCCCATCAAGGCCGGACGCGCCGCTTCGGTTAATTTCAAGGCGTTATACGCTTCATGATCTACCGTCAGCAAACCGAGCGCGATGCTTTGCCGCACAATCGAGCGCCATTCGTCTTCACTGTGTTCGCGCCCGCAGCCAAAGGTTTTCAGTTGATCGTGCTGCCACTGCAATACTTTTTCGCTGGAGATGCCGCGCAACACTTCGATAATATGTCCAGTACCAAAGCGCTGGCCGCAACGGTACACCGCTGACAACAGTTTTTGCACCTGCACAGTGGCGTCAAATAATTGCGGCGGCAATAAACAGGTGTCGCAATTGCCGCAAGGCTGACTGGGCTGGCCGAAATATTCCAGCAAACGCATGCGGCGACAGTTGGCGGTTTCGCATAAGCCCAACATGGCGTCGAGTTTCATGCGCAAGACGCGCTTGAAATTTTCATCCGCTTCGGATTCTTCAATCATGCGCCGCTGCAGCACCACGTCTTGCAAGCCATATGCCATCCAGGCGTGCGCCGGCATGCCATCGCGCCCGGCGCGCCCGGTTTCCTGGTAATACCCTTCAATGTTTTTCGGCAAATCCAGATGCGCGACAAAGCGCACATCGGGTTTATCAATCCCCATGCCAAAGGCAATCGTGGCGGTCATCACCAGGCCGTCTTCACGCAAAAAACGGGCCTGGTGCGCCGCTCTTTGCGCATGCGGCATGCCAGCGTGATAGGGCAAGGCGGCAATGCCGTGCTGCTTTAAAAATTCGGCGGTTTCTTCGACTTTTTTGCGCGATAAGCAATACACAATCCCGGCTTCGCCGCTGTGCTCGCTTTGGATGAAGTCGAGCAATTGTTTTTTGCCATTGTCCTTTTCCACGATCTGATAGCGGATATTCGGACGGTCAAAGCTGGAGACAAATTGGCGCGCTTCCTGCAGCTGCAGGCGCAGCGCGATTTCGGCGCGGGTCTGGGCGTCAGCGGTGGCGGTCAGGGCGATCCGTGGCACTTGCGGAAAGCGCTCGTGCAAGACGGAGAGCTGGATATATTCCGGGCGGAAATCATGTCCCCATTGTGAAACGCAATGCGCTTCATCAATCGCAAACAGGGCGATGCGGGTGCTTTCCAGCAATTCCAGGCAGCGCGGCGTCATCAAGCGTTCCGGCGCCACATACAGCAAATCGAGCTGACCGCGCCGCACTTTGCCGACCACATCGCGCGTCTGTTCCATGGTTTGGGTGGAATTTAAAAACGCCGCGCGCACCCCGAGTTCGGCCAGCGCATCGACCTGATCTTGCATCAGGGCG includes:
- the recQ gene encoding DNA helicase RecQ, with the protein product MDDFMQDAPPSWWDDIPGDAPAAAPPPVRALPPGDLRAQALHVLNTVFGYPAFRGEQAEIVQQVAAGGDALVLMPTGGGKSLCYQIPAILRQGVGVVVSPLIALMQDQVDALAELGVRAAFLNSTQTMEQTRDVVGKVRRGQLDLLYVAPERLMTPRCLELLESTRIALFAIDEAHCVSQWGHDFRPEYIQLSVLHERFPQVPRIALTATADAQTRAEIALRLQLQEARQFVSSFDRPNIRYQIVEKDNGKKQLLDFIQSEHSGEAGIVYCLSRKKVEETAEFLKQHGIAALPYHAGMPHAQRAAHQARFLREDGLVMTATIAFGMGIDKPDVRFVAHLDLPKNIEGYYQETGRAGRDGMPAHAWMAYGLQDVVLQRRMIEESEADENFKRVLRMKLDAMLGLCETANCRRMRLLEYFGQPSQPCGNCDTCLLPPQLFDATVQVQKLLSAVYRCGQRFGTGHIIEVLRGISSEKVLQWQHDQLKTFGCGREHSEDEWRSIVRQSIALGLLTVDHEAYNALKLTEAARPALMGERKIDLRRYQKAAKRGSQRQNKPFVETDLSSGEQAIFEKLRWWRVETAREHNVPAYVIFVDATLREIAKAQPASLEELGHISGVGQRKLESYGQQILDVLRALKD